Below is a window of Brassica napus cultivar Da-Ae chromosome A5, Da-Ae, whole genome shotgun sequence DNA.
ACGCTTCACtacggagttctgatgggatccggtgcattagtgctggtatgatcgcacccaaTCATAGTCTAATAAGAGTTCTTCTATCTTCTCCCATCCACAACGAATGCtatataagtaattttttttttgaacattatataattattatttttggtggATGCGAATCCTCTAATCTTCCTTTTTGTAATTTCCAAAAAGCTGTGTGCACAGCTTTTTTTCTCACAGGCATGTAGTACAATAGTCGTTTAGGTAACAAAAAGCTGTGTGCACTTTATACACTGTATAATCTATTGGTACATACCTACATGCATGTGAGAAAATTTCAATAGTCGTTATTAGTCAAACTTAATAATCTACAActgataaaattaaataaacttttaattaCACATGAGTTGTATTATCTCttatgttttaagaaaactaacgtatacacaagcaaaacaaaaaatactttcaaCCCCATGCAGATACTACCCAACACGTGTTTCTGTCTGTCTGAGTTGTTAACGTCGAAATATTCGAGACGATGAGGATACATACATAATCCTTGGTTATCTGAGATTCTGATTATTCAAAGTTGTGAATTGTGGAAGTAATATAttaatacttatatttttatagaaataataaGCAAAACCAGTATTTATAATTACTTTTCACTTTGTAGATGTttgtaaatttacaaaattttaaggCAGTCTCCAATCAGACTATTCCCAAACAACTTTTTGTATATCACCTTACATATGATCTCTCGAGTAATGAACTTTAactgttatttttcttttaatttccaaaaaaaaaaaacacctagTCTTCTTAATTTTAGTGTGCAATTGTGCATGGTATAGATTACACCACGTCCCCATAAATCATATACAAAATACATTTCCGAATTTAACAATATAGCAAACTAATTAATCTTAAGAACACACGTCGTGATCTAACATTATTCAAGAAGGATAACTAGTCTCCCCAAacccatacaaaaaaaaacgagaacAAAGAACGGAGCatacaaacaaacacaattatCAGGATTTGCAGAAAACAAACAACAGATAATACAAAACACATTTATGACTTTTGCAATAAAAGTTTTTGAATACTTCCGTTTTGATTGAGACTTCCGTTCTGTTTAGCCACATGTTTGACGCACAACTTTTCCACAAACTCATCAAGATTCCGATCCGACGAGCCACGGCGAGCCACGGCCGCTTCCGCCTCCTCCTTCCATTTTAAAGCATTCTTCTTCAGCTCCGTCGCTTTCTCTCCTTTCGTAACTTCTCTCAGCCTCTCCGCTACTTCCTCCCTAGGCACCACTCTCTCCTCCGTCTCTCCACGGCTAAGCCTCACTCCCGTCTTGAACACGTCGCTCATGTAAGCAGCGTCGGTGACTTGATCTCCCCACTGAGGAAAACAGACCGTTGGGACTCCACTAGACAAAGCTTCCATCGTTGAGTTCCATCCACAATGAGTCACGAAACAAACCACAGAAGGATGAGCCAAGACTTTCTCTTGTGAACACCATTCAACGACTTTACCTTTCCCTTTGAGTTCTTCAGGCAAAACATGTCGCTCTTTGTTTACACCTAATTCTTGTTGTCTTATCACCCACAAAAACGAAACGCCAGCGTTTAAAACGCCAAACGCAATCTCGCTGATCTGTTCTTGTGTCACGTAAGCCATGGTACCAAATGAGATGTAAACAACGGAGGAAACAGGCTGCGAGTCTAACCACTCCATGCAGTCATCCCTCGTCTCAGACATATCTCCTTTGATGTCATCACAAATCAACGTTTTGGCCATTTTGTAAAGCGGTCCGAGCGGTCTGACAACGCCGGTGCGAGAGAGGTTTGTCATGTGGTCGATGATATCTTTCTCCAAGGAGTAGAAAGTATCGATGAGAACAACGAAAGGCTTGTGGAGACGTTTGATCTGATCAATGATCACTTCTCTTAAACCCGAATAAGGTGAAAAAGGATGAATGAAAGAAGGGATCTCGTCGTGTTTCAAGACAGGCATGCATGGGATCTGGACATCGATCTTGGGATCTGTTTCAGTCGGGAAGTCGACAAGCTTGTGGtggtaataataataagaagctAGGCAAGCACAAGACTGGACCCAGAGAACAGCACAGGGGATTTGAAGATCTTCGGCTACGTCACAGACCCAAGAGACGAAAGGGTTGTTGATGAGACACGTCACGGGCTGTTTCATCACTTCCTTGTAACGTTTCACCAGGTTTTTGATCTCTTGTTGTCCGACCAGCTCTAGTTGTGGTCGGAGGATGGTTAAGTTGGTTCTGCTTGCATCGTCGTCTTCAGGGAGACCGTCGTCGAAGAAATCGAACCGGAGATAACCTTTACCGATAGGTTTGAGGGCTCGGTCTTGAATCTTGTTGGCGGTTCGCATCTTTTTGCCCCATGATTCTGTGGTGACAAAAGTGACGAGTAAACCCTTCGAAGCCAAGAGCTTGCCGAGACGAAGAAGTGGATTAACATGGCCTTGCCCTGGGAACGATACAAGCATAACATGAGGAGGTAAAGGAGAAGATGATAGTTCCATCCTTCAAAAAAGGGGTTCTctcaaattttagcaaaaaaaaaaaaaaaaaaaaaggggttcTCTTCTGTgtgctctgttttttttatccTTCTCAAGTATGTGACATGTTAAGAGTCAAGGGATATGCTTAAATACAAGACAAAGAAGGTGTATAATTAAGGAGTTATCAATTTCCACCGTTGCATTGTTGTCCATACTGTCTTATTCAATTATATTGAATGCATGAGGCCCTTGAAACTTGAAAGGTAACTTGGTTAAGTAGGTGACGTGGATAACTTGACACTCGTTAGTTTCTCGGTTATTtacattttgaaaacaaaagaagattttttttttattaacctaAAAAGAGACATGTCAGTGTAACGTTACCTCTGTATTACTGTATTCCATGTGGTGTTAAGGAATATTCGatcattttttctttgtatttatgACCCACATTTAGGTCCAAACGATTGGATGTTCATCCTACGGTCCTACCTCCATGTCcacaatatacaaaaaatacatgGATCAAACTGATAACATTTGTATTTTACAAGGGTCAACCAGCTTACTCTTTAGATTTTTATGCAAGAAAtacatgtaaattttgtaaaaaaaaatttacaaaattttacatGGGTCATTTGACCCACATGCCACTATGGTAGCTCCCCCACTATCAGTCGTACTTGAAGTTGGCAAGTAACGTTAGCTGAAGTGTTTAATTTTAATCCAAATGACGTGCCTTATGTATGATACTCTTGTTAATTTTCTCTGTAAGAATTATTCGGACCcacttttatatttgtttttataatagcATTTAAAGGTAAATCCACTCCAGTTTAACTATATTTTTTCATGTAAAATAAAGAATGTcattattttctctaaaaaaatagaaaaatagtaatttttattttgttttataattaaaaattatcatttGAAAAACATTGGAATAAAActttatttctattataaattaaatttatctattttaaaaataaattagcaaaatatattgaaaatagtCTGAAATTAGCTGATAGTATATAAAAACGAAGCCCAAATAAAAGTTATTTAAccaatatatttgttttgtagtATAGTTTTGAGTATAGAACTTATGTCGGTATTACGACTGAGAAGATAGACTTTTGgaaataattttacttttttttactgAATAAATTTAAATGGTATCAAACTTGATACTCCTGTACCATATTAATACATGCTTTTGGTTAATGGCACTTTTATAATATCTACAAAGTTATTTGCTTTTTGGTTACTTAAAAGAGTATTCCATCAGATTTGAGAACAATAATCAACAATGCATAGCAAAACCAGTGAACCACACAATTCACCAAAATATAATATCGTTTCAAATTCAAGTCTAGCTTCATCCAAAATAATATCTACTTTTCTAACCATCGATGGTGAAATTGACCCTAGTTGACTAATTCGAGATACTTTTGGACAATAATATTCTGTTAGTGGACATTATTATCAAACAAGAAAGTAACAAAACAAGTTAGACCGGCGTGGCGAATTAAATACctctactttttctttttttgaaacactaaatACCTCTacttatatatgttttcttcttctatgtTTGTATAGAATCATCAGTCATGGAAATCTCGGAGACTTTATTAGTTTAGTTCCACGAAATTAAAAAGGTGACGTGTTGTTATACCGTTGGTTATCTAAGAGCATGTACATCAACCCCCTATTGGGAttcatatgtattttttatgtatttaattgTGGGCCCGTGAACAGTGTTGAACCCGGATCAATTGTGCTCCTCCATCAATGAACCTCAAATCCGGGTtcatagaaataaaataatattttttctgaaaaaaatatatataatttttcatttaaaaaaattatttttttaaagaaacttactaaatattttacattatttatgaaaagtttttattcaatacattgAAAAATCATGAACATACAAAGATTATTCATCACGATTACCAAATTTTTCCCAAacattttcaactaaatcagctttcaaacgcTCATGTACACCTGGATCCCGAATTTGATTGCGAATGTTAAGCATATCGACATTCACACTTTCCCTCGTTTTCACCTTGGAACTCAGATGTATCAGCTAGAGTGTATCCGTGTCGTTCATcctctactatcatattgtgcaatatgacacaCGTTCTCATTATCTTTCCTATCTTTTCCATGTTCCATTTTAGAGCAGGTTTTTTACAATTGCAAACCTCGATTGCAACACTCCAAATgcccgttcgacatcttttctgacTGATTCTTGCCTTTCTGCAAATTTTTGggctttaggaccttgaggaagcgggatggattggataaatgttgcccAATTATGATAAAttccatcggtgagatagtaggTCATATgataagtgtggttgttgaccttgaacttcactttaggtgctcgaccttgtaaaatgtcatcaaaaactggtgaccgatcaagaacattgataccGTTAAGGGTACCTGGTAATCCGAAAAATgagtgccatatccaaagatcttgtgatgccacagcttctaa
It encodes the following:
- the LOC106445998 gene encoding UDP-glycosyltransferase 84A2 → MELSSSPLPPHVMLVSFPGQGHVNPLLRLGKLLASKGLLVTFVTTESWGKKMRTANKIQDRALKPIGKGYLRFDFFDDGLPEDDDASRTNLTILRPQLELVGQQEIKNLVKRYKEVMKQPVTCLINNPFVSWVCDVAEDLQIPCAVLWVQSCACLASYYYYHHKLVDFPTETDPKIDVQIPCMPVLKHDEIPSFIHPFSPYSGLREVIIDQIKRLHKPFVVLIDTFYSLEKDIIDHMTNLSRTGVVRPLGPLYKMAKTLICDDIKGDMSETRDDCMEWLDSQPVSSVVYISFGTMAYVTQEQISEIAFGVLNAGVSFLWVIRQQELGVNKERHVLPEELKGKGKVVEWCSQEKVLAHPSVVCFVTHCGWNSTMEALSSGVPTVCFPQWGDQVTDAAYMSDVFKTGVRLSRGETEERVVPREEVAERLREVTKGEKATELKKNALKWKEEAEAAVARRGSSDRNLDEFVEKLCVKHVAKQNGSLNQNGSIQKLLLQKS